Genomic segment of Deinococcus gobiensis I-0:
TATCGTGCATTTCGTCCAGCCCGCTGCAACAGAGCATTACCGGGGCAGATTTCGGTATGCATGTTCTCTGAACTGATGTTGAGGCCGACTTCAATTGCCTGCGAAGCCACCAGAATGACGTTTTCAGGTGAGCCCTCGCCCAACAACGTTTTCAGACGCTGCTCGTGAGTGTTGCGGTGCGTCGGAAAGAAGCGCGAATGCAGCAGGGCCAGCGTCACGTCCCGCAGCTTTGGATGCCCTTCATCCTGAAGCCGCTGCAAATCGGCATGTAGTGTCTGTACACGGTCTACGGTATTGGCGATGGCGATACTCCGCCGCTCGTGCGCTCCAGCTACAGCCTGCGCGGTCAGCATGGTGTCTACCCGGCGAAACCGGCGGGTCTTTTGCTGACTGGTCATCACGTCCAATTCCGTCTGACTCGGTGTGATGAAATCGGCCCCTACCGCCTCCGCCAGCTTCTGGGTCAGTTCTCCAGACATGGTGGCCGTCATGAACAGAAACGGCGTGACACCCGAGAGTGCCCGTGCCATTTCCAGCGTGGTTCGGAATGCCCGCTGCGGATCGAAGAGGTGAAACTCGTCCAGCACGACGTAACTCGCCACGACGCCGCCTGCACCGATGTTGCGCCCCCGGTGACTCTGCGAGTAAGGCACATGCAGGTAGTTGCTCAACAACTGGTCCACGGTGGTCACGATGATGTCGGCTTCCAGCAGTGGGTCGGTAGGATCTTCGCCAGTGTGCAGCTTGACCGTCAATCCGAGCCCGTCCCCTACCTCCTGCGCCCGCCCATGCAGGTCTTTCGCCAGCGTTCGCATGGGCGAGGCGATGATGCAACGAAGGGGGAAGTCTATTTGCTTGTGCTCCCACGCCAGCAGGTAAGGACCGAGCGCCGCCTCGGTCTTCCCGGCACCTGTGGGAGCCCGTAAGACGATGTTTTTACCGCTCAAGAGAGCTTCCGCAACACGGATTTGGTAGGCGTAGGGCGAATTGCCAAACAGAGCCTGCAGGGCAGAGGGGATATCCATGCGTTTACCTTGGCAGGAGGCGGCGTCATTGAATGACGGACTGATGGGCGGGAAAGCTTCTCCTTCACCCTACTGGACTATTCGACGCTAAGCGCCCACATTTCTGCAGAAAGAACCGGGCAGCGCCCCGAACCCTCCCTCCTATGACGTGCCTTCATCCCGTGATCCGCAACCGCGTCACCCAGTAACGCTCCCCACCTCTACACTTTTCCCATGCTCCCGTTAGACCTTCCCTTTACCGCCTTGCGCGTGACGTTGCGGGCGCTGGAGCCGGTGCAACTTCCGCCCTTCCCGGGCTCCAAGCTCGAAGGCGCGTTCGGGCGGGCGCTGTACCGCCTAGCCTGTACGCAGCCACATCGGGAGATGTGTCAGGGTTGCCCTCTCCAGAGCATCTGCCCCTACGGCCTGAGTTACGCGCCGCAACTGCCAGAGGGCCTGGAAGTTTCCTCACTGGGCACCCCACCGCGTCCCGTTCTCTTCCGGGTGGCGTATGGGAAGGAGCGGCACCTGGCACCCGGTGAGATTCTCACCTTCGGGCTGGTGGTAGTGGGGCGAGCCGCCGCGCAACTCCCGTATTTGCTGGCGGCGCTGCGGGAGGTGGGGAGAGACGGACTGGGACGCACACGGGGCCGTCTGGAGCTGGAAGAGGTGAATAGCTTCCACCCCTATACAGATGAGGAAGTGACGCTACTGCGCGGCACACAACTGGGGGTTCACCTCACCCCCCTCCTGCTCCAGGTCGGGGAACTGCCGCCTATGACCGGCGAGCGGTTGCGTCTACACCTGCGCTCGCCGCTCCACATCAAGGTCGGGGGACAGATGGCCGAGGATCTGCACTTTCCCGTGTTAGTGCGGGCCTTGCAACGGCGGCTGAGCAATTTGGAGCAGGTTCACGGTGGCGGGGCCAGCCTGAGGGCTGACTTTACACATTTGCCCCGACTGGCACGTGAAGTGGAGACTGTAGGGCAGCGCTTGCGCCTTGTCTCGCAGCTTCGTAAGGGGAGTCGACCACGCCAGACTGCGACTATGGAAGGTTGGGTAGGCATGATGGAATATCAGGGCGACTTCACCCCCTTTGCATCTCTGCTGCGCGGTGGTGAGCAACTGGGCGTGGGCAAATGGGCGCACTTCGGGGCGGGATTGTATGACTTGGAGGTCGCAGGATGACAGTGACCCGCAAACGTGAGCCGGGCCCCCGCCTACTGCGGTTGATCGCCCTGCTCAGCGAGGCAGGCCCCCTAACCACCGCCCAGCTTGCTGAGCGGTTGGACTGCCAGCGCCAGGAGGTACAACGAGACCGTCGCCTACTTATTCAGGAAGGCCGAGAAGTCCTACACACCGAGGAGCGTTCACCGCGCTACTTTCTGGCGCACCCCTGGGTGTCGGCTGACGTGAGCCAAGATCCGGTGCGGGCAGTGATCCATCACGCGCTGCTGCGCCTGCTGCACCATCATGCGCCCACGCCCAGCCGCCTCTATCACGAGGTGCTGCTGGAATTGACCGGCCAACTGCCTGCATCGCTGCGGAACGTGGCGCTCCGTTCGCTTGCGCCTCCCGGAGGGGATACCCCGCGCCTCCTCGAAACGCTGGCGGCGGCATGGTGTTGGGGTCAGCCTGTACGTTTTACCTACCGCAAACCCGGTGCAGGGCTTAAGGTCAGCGAGGCCGACATAGTGTTTATGGAGATCAACCGTAACAACCTCGACTGGTATGTATTCGCTCGGCGGCGAGGCGAGGTCAAGGTCAAGACGTTTCACCTTTCGCGTTTCGTGGACGCGGTGCGGCTGGAGAACGAGGCCAGTCCTGAGATTCCCTTCGATCCCCGCGCAGAACTGGACGGGGCCTGGGGCATTATTGGCGGGAAGCAGCATTGTGAGGTGACGCTTCGCTTCGCTCCAGATGCAGTGCTCTACGTCGCCCACCGCCCCTGGCCTGGACAGCTGGGGGGGGAGATGGATGGAGAAAGCTATCTTCTCCGGTTGAGAGCCCCGCTGAATCATGAGCACCTGCCGGTGGAAGTCCTGGCTTGGATTCGTGGCTGGGGACCTAGGGTGGAAATCCTGTCCCCTGCCTGGGTCCGTAACCTCTGGTTGGAGGACGCACGGGAAGTACTGCGGCGGTACGCCTTGGAAGTTGCGCCTACAGGGGGTAGATAGGAAAGAATCCTTCTCAAGATCTGTTGCG
This window contains:
- the cas6 gene encoding CRISPR system precrRNA processing endoribonuclease RAMP protein Cas6; this translates as MLPLDLPFTALRVTLRALEPVQLPPFPGSKLEGAFGRALYRLACTQPHREMCQGCPLQSICPYGLSYAPQLPEGLEVSSLGTPPRPVLFRVAYGKERHLAPGEILTFGLVVVGRAAAQLPYLLAALREVGRDGLGRTRGRLELEEVNSFHPYTDEEVTLLRGTQLGVHLTPLLLQVGELPPMTGERLRLHLRSPLHIKVGGQMAEDLHFPVLVRALQRRLSNLEQVHGGGASLRADFTHLPRLAREVETVGQRLRLVSQLRKGSRPRQTATMEGWVGMMEYQGDFTPFASLLRGGEQLGVGKWAHFGAGLYDLEVAG
- a CDS encoding helix-turn-helix transcriptional regulator; protein product: MIALLSEAGPLTTAQLAERLDCQRQEVQRDRRLLIQEGREVLHTEERSPRYFLAHPWVSADVSQDPVRAVIHHALLRLLHHHAPTPSRLYHEVLLELTGQLPASLRNVALRSLAPPGGDTPRLLETLAAAWCWGQPVRFTYRKPGAGLKVSEADIVFMEINRNNLDWYVFARRRGEVKVKTFHLSRFVDAVRLENEASPEIPFDPRAELDGAWGIIGGKQHCEVTLRFAPDAVLYVAHRPWPGQLGGEMDGESYLLRLRAPLNHEHLPVEVLAWIRGWGPRVEILSPAWVRNLWLEDAREVLRRYALEVAPTGGR